ACATTACGGGACAAATTAATGTTGATGAAAACAAAGACCGCTCACAGGGATGAGGCAACCGCAGAATTTCGCGCCGGGATCAGCGCCTGCCTGCCGACTATTCCGGGATACTGGAGTATTGGTTTTGCCGCTGGCGCCATCGGTACGCTCTCCGGGTTTACGACCATACAAACCGCGCTGCTGGCAAGCGTCCTGTACACGGGGTCCGCACAGTTTCTGTTCTATTCCCTCTGGGCGACCGGGGCGGAGGTCGCCTCGGTGGTATTCAGCGTTTTTCTGGTGAATCTGCGCTATCTGCTAATGAGCTCCGCCATGAGCGTCTTCTTTCGCGAGCAGAGCACTACGCAAAAGCTCATCAGCGGGTTGCTGCTGACCGATGAAACCTTTGGCGTCGCCGTGCAACGCGGCAGCCATTCGAATCACGTGCCCTATGCCTGGATGCTCGGCCTCAATCTGGCCGCGTGGCTTAACTGGATCCTGGCCTGTGTCGTCGGTGCGTGGCTCGCCTCAGCGCTTCCGCCTTCGCTAATGGAAGGGCTGAGCTTCAGTCTGGTGTCGATGTTTATTGGCCTCGTGTTGATGATCTGGTTCGCCAGCCGCAAAAAAGCACTGGAAACCTTCAGTATTGCCACCGCGGTCGCGATTACGCTGCTGACAGCAAAACAGCTGGATATCAGCGTCGTAGTCATTATTGCCGCCTCTGTCGCCGCAACGCTTGCCACCCTGGGGTTACGCCTCTTTTACAAAGGGGAGAAATAACGATGGAACGAAATATTCTGCTGGCGATTTTTATCTCCGCGCTGGTCACGGCGTTGATGCGCACGGTTCCGATCCTGCTGCTTTCGCGTTTTCGTCTTGCGCCCATTTTGCAGCAATGGTTGAGCTTTATTCCATCCGCCATCATGACGGCCATCATCACCGCTGAGCTGATTGGAAAACCGGCGCTAACCCCTTCGGGGATCAGTATCTCGTTGCTGGCCGCCGCCATCTCTGCCGTCGCCGGAATGCTAACCCGCAGCCTCTTCGCCACGGTCATTGCCGGGATGGTTGCCTTCTCCGGGTTAAGCTACATACTGATGTAATCCCTTCCCCCTCTGCGTCCTGGCAGAGGGGAAACAAAAGACAAATAGCAGCAATACAAATGCAAATATCATATTTGCGCCCCCCTCTCTGCCTCTGTAATTTGTCGTTTATATAAATGCAATAATTTCAGGGTGCTATTGTTTCCTATGATCAGACTCGAAAACATTAACAAAACG
This sequence is a window from Enterobacter sp. RHBSTW-00994. Protein-coding genes within it:
- a CDS encoding AzlD domain-containing protein: MERNILLAIFISALVTALMRTVPILLLSRFRLAPILQQWLSFIPSAIMTAIITAELIGKPALTPSGISISLLAAAISAVAGMLTRSLFATVIAGMVAFSGLSYILM
- a CDS encoding AzlC family ABC transporter permease — its product is MLMKTKTAHRDEATAEFRAGISACLPTIPGYWSIGFAAGAIGTLSGFTTIQTALLASVLYTGSAQFLFYSLWATGAEVASVVFSVFLVNLRYLLMSSAMSVFFREQSTTQKLISGLLLTDETFGVAVQRGSHSNHVPYAWMLGLNLAAWLNWILACVVGAWLASALPPSLMEGLSFSLVSMFIGLVLMIWFASRKKALETFSIATAVAITLLTAKQLDISVVVIIAASVAATLATLGLRLFYKGEK